ATGTCCTGCCCCGAGGGATCTTTCGCGGCCACCACCTGGGGCTCGAAGGAGATGGGGGGCAGGCGCAGGGGGCAGGGCTCCAGCACGTTGCCGTAGAGGGCGGAGCTGGTCTGGAGGATGCCCTTGCGGTTGAGCAGGAAGGCGTCGGAGCCGGGCTCCAGGCTCATGGCGGCGATGATGCGGTCGAAGACGCGGGTGTCCAGGGTGGCGCGCACCACCCAGGTCTCGCCGTCCTCGGTGGTGTGCTGCATGGCGATGACCACGTGGGGCAGCTTGCGGAAGCCCATGAACACGTCGGAAATGTACTTGCCGCTGGTCATCACCTGGGCGAACCAGTCCTGTCCGGAGTAGTCGCGGTCCTTGAAGTCGTAGGGGCCAACGTAGTTGACCATGCGGCCCTTGGAGTCGACGAGGCCCATGTCCACGAAGCCGTCGAACTCCTTGCGGATCACGCGGAAGATGCGGCCCAGGGCGCGTTCGTCGGCCAGCTCCTGGTAGGAGTAGGCCTGGGCCACGAAGGCCACCGTGGAGGCGCGCTCGGCCAGGAAGAGCTCGATGGTGTTGCGCGTCTTGCCCAGGATCACCCGCAGGGGGTTCTGGACCTCGCGGGCCATGGTGGACTGGAACTCCATGAAGTTGATGGCGCTCATGAAGAGCAGCGGGAGGAGCGTCACCAGGGCCATGAGTCCCACGATCTTGCGCTTGAGCACGTTGTAGCGCTCGGGGGAGATGGCGTCCTCGCTGGTGTGCAGGTCGCGGAAGTGGCGGCGGAAGATGTCACCGAGCATGGCCTGCCCCCCTGTCGAAGAGGATTTCGCCGGACTTGAGGCGTCCCGCCGCGAAGCGTGCGATGGCCTCGCGGGCGTTCCCGGCCACGTTGTCGAGCACCTCCACCCGCTTCCAGCGCAGGTAGTGGTAGTACTCCTCCTCGATGCCGCCGCAGACCACCACGTCCACGTCCTTGCGCAGCACCAGGTCGCACAGGCCCTCGGCCGAGGCCTGGGGCAGAAGGTATTCCTCGGCGGTGAAGCCGGATTCCCCGGGGTCCACGTCGGCGATGAGGGCCTCTCCGGCCAGGTCGAACCTGGGGGCCACCTCGTCGCGGTGGAGGGGGACGAGAATTCTTTTGGGACGCATGGCCTACTCCTCCCCGCCCTGGCCCAGAAGGCCCAGCAGGTGCGCCGGGAGACAGGCCGGCGGAATGGCTGGCTTGGTGCAGACCATCACGGCGAACTCCACGATGTTGCGCAACTCGCGGACGTTGCCCGGGTAGTCGTGCGCCAGGAGCAGCCGCCTTGCCTTGGGGGTGAAGGAGCGCACGTCCTTGCGGAACTTGGCGGCGAACACCTCCAGGAAGTGGGCCAGCAGGAACTCGATGTCTTCCGGGCGCTCGCGCAGGGGCGGCAGGTCCACGCGCAGCGCGCCCAAGCGGTAGGCCAGGTCCTGGCGCAGGCGGCCCAGGCGGGTGAGCTCCTCTGGGCTCGCGCCGGAGGAGGCCAGCACCCGGGCCTGGCAGCGCAGCGGGGCGCTGCCCCCGGCCGGCACGGCCACGCCCTCGTCGAGCAGGCGCACCAGGCGCACCTGGAGCTCCTCGGGCAGGTCGCCCACGTCGGAGAGGTAGACCGTGCCGGCCCCCGCCCGCTGCAGGGCCCCGGGGACGATCTCCCCCGAGGCGGCGCGGCGGCCGAAAAGCTCGGCCTCCAGTGTCTGGGGCGGCGTGGGGCCGCAGCCCACGCGCACGAAGGGTTCGCGGGAGCGCGGCGAGAGCTTGTGGATGGCCTCGGCCACGGAGTCCTTGCCGGAGCCGGTCTCTCCGATGACGCACACGGGGGCGTCGGCCTGGGCCATGGCCGGGAGCAGGCGCAGGATGCGCTCCATGGCGGGGCTTTTGCCCACCAGGCCGCCCACGCCGCCGGGCTCTTCCAGGCGGCGCTCCATCTCGCGCAGCGCGCTCAGGTCTTCCACGATGTCGAGGCGGTAGAGTTCGCGTCCCAGGGCGTCGCGCACGGGCACGGCGCTCAGGCGCACGGGGATGCGCGCCCTGTTGCGGTTGACGATGTCCGTGTCGGCCCCGCCTTCCGCCGGGCAGCGCCTAAAGCACAGGCCCGAGCGGATCACGTGGCGGCAGGGCACGCCCCGGGCCTCCTCCCTGGAGATTCCGGTCAGGCGCTCCAGGGCGCTGTTGACCGTGATCACCCGGCCCTCCGGGTCCAGGACGGCCACGCCGAGGGGCAGGCCGTCCAGGACGCCGGGAAGGTCGATGGAAGCGAGGATTTCGGGGGGGATGGGCATCGTGCGTTTTCCTTATGTCGCTTGGCGGGTCATGGTGTGCGTCTAGGCGTTTTCCATGACCTTGGCGCTAATGTCCACCACTGCCCACGATGCCCGAGGCGGCAAGGCTCAGCACAAGCACTTCGAGCAGAGCCAGCACCGCGAAGAGGGGCTCCTTCTTCTTCAGGAAGGCGGGGATGAGCGGGATGTAGGCCACCACGGTCAGGCCCGCCAGGAGCACGATGCCCGCGAAGTTGAGGAAGTCGCCCTTGCCCATGAGCACCACCCAGCCCCATCCGCTGGGCACCTGGCCCTCGGAGAGGTAGGTGGCCACGGGCTTGCTCCAGAGCACGGTGATCTTGTCCATGGGCACATGGGGCGCCATGATGCCCGAGAGGTAGATGAAATAGGTGACGGCCATGAGGGCCAGGCCGCCCCAGCAACCCCAGAAGAGGATATCGGCGTAGAGCAGCTGCTCTTTGGGCGTCTCCACGGGGACGCAGGCGTTTTTCTGGTCAGCCATGATGTTCTCCTTGCGCGTTCGTTAGAAGCCCAGGCCCTTCTGCAGCGCCTTAGCGCCGGCGAAGAGCAACACGCCGATGACCATGTAGCGGATGAACTTGGGCTTGGCCTTGGCCAGCAGCTTCACGCCCACGAAGGAACCGCACATGAGACCGATGACCGAAGGAATGGCCATCAGGGGAATCACGCAGCCCTGGTTCAGGTAGACCCAGGCGGCCGACGTGTCGGTGATGGAAAGCAGGAACTTGGAGGTGCCCACGGCCACCTTGAGGGGCGCGCCCATGAGCAGGTTGAGCACCGGCACGTTGGCCCAGCCGGCGCCCAGGCCGAACATGCCGGC
This window of the Fundidesulfovibrio magnetotacticus genome carries:
- a CDS encoding NifB/NifX family molybdenum-iron cluster-binding protein codes for the protein MRPKRILVPLHRDEVAPRFDLAGEALIADVDPGESGFTAEEYLLPQASAEGLCDLVLRKDVDVVVCGGIEEEYYHYLRWKRVEVLDNVAGNAREAIARFAAGRLKSGEILFDRGAGHAR
- a CDS encoding sigma 54-interacting transcriptional regulator, coding for MPIPPEILASIDLPGVLDGLPLGVAVLDPEGRVITVNSALERLTGISREEARGVPCRHVIRSGLCFRRCPAEGGADTDIVNRNRARIPVRLSAVPVRDALGRELYRLDIVEDLSALREMERRLEEPGGVGGLVGKSPAMERILRLLPAMAQADAPVCVIGETGSGKDSVAEAIHKLSPRSREPFVRVGCGPTPPQTLEAELFGRRAASGEIVPGALQRAGAGTVYLSDVGDLPEELQVRLVRLLDEGVAVPAGGSAPLRCQARVLASSGASPEELTRLGRLRQDLAYRLGALRVDLPPLRERPEDIEFLLAHFLEVFAAKFRKDVRSFTPKARRLLLAHDYPGNVRELRNIVEFAVMVCTKPAIPPACLPAHLLGLLGQGGEE
- a CDS encoding DUF1634 domain-containing protein is translated as MADQKNACVPVETPKEQLLYADILFWGCWGGLALMAVTYFIYLSGIMAPHVPMDKITVLWSKPVATYLSEGQVPSGWGWVVLMGKGDFLNFAGIVLLAGLTVVAYIPLIPAFLKKKEPLFAVLALLEVLVLSLAASGIVGSGGH